A single region of the Glycine max cultivar Williams 82 chromosome 20, Glycine_max_v4.0, whole genome shotgun sequence genome encodes:
- the LOC100784759 gene encoding plasmodesmata-located protein 2: MGFPRKSLFLLLFLILFTNLAESASDYTTLVYKGCSKETFTDPNGVYSQALSSLFGSLVSQSTKAKFFKATAGSGQSSMTGLFQCRDDLSNSDCYNCVSRLPVLSDKLCGKTTAARIQLLGCYMLYEVVGFTQISGMQILYKTCGGTNAAGRGFEERRDTAFSVMENGVVTGHGFYATSYQSLYVMGQCEGDVGDSDCGECVKSAVQRAQVECGSSISGQVYLHKCFISYSYYPNGVPGRHSSSASSSSNSYSSSSSSSGQNTGKTVAIIVGGAAGVAFLVICLMFARSLKKKRDDY; this comes from the exons ATGGGGTTTCCCAGAAAATCACTATTCCTTCTTCTGTTCCTGATTCTCTTCACAAACCTTGCTGAATCTGCTTCTGACTACACCACCTTGGTCTACAAGGGTTGCTCCAAGGAAACATTCACAGATCCAAATGGGGTATACTCACAAGCCCTTTCATCACTCTTTGGCTCATTGGTCTCACAATCCACCAAAGCCAAGTTCTTTAAGGCCACTGCAGGGAGTGGCCAATCCTCCATGACTGGGCTCTTCCAATGCAGAGATGACCTCTCCAACTCCGACTGCTACAACTGCGTGAGCAGGCTCCCGGTCCTGTCCGACAAGCTCTGCGGCAAGACCACCGCCGCCAGAATCCAGCTCCTGGGTTGCTACATGCTGTACGAGGTTGTAGGGTTCACGCAAATCTCGGGGATGCAGATTTTGTACAAGACCTGTGGGGGAACCAACGCTGCTGGGAGAGGGTTTGAGGAGAGGAGGGACACTGCTTTCTCTGTGATGGAGAATGGGGTGGTCACTGGCCATGGCTTCTATGCCACCAGCTACCAGTCTTTGTATGTGATGGGGCAATGTGAGGGAGATGTTGGTGATTCTGATTGTGGGGAGTGTGTCAAAAGTGCTGTCCAGAGGGCTCAGGTTGAATGTGGAAGCTCCATTTCAGGCCAGGTCTATTTGCACAAGTGTTTCATTAGTTATAGTTATTACCCTAATGGGGTTCCAGGAAGACACTCTTCTTCAGCTTCATCATCTTCCAAttcctattcttcttcttcttcttcttctg GGCAAAATACAGGGAAGACAGTGGCTATAATAGTAGGAGGGGCAGCTGGAGTGGCGTTTTTGGTCATATGCTTGATGTTTGCTAGGAGTTTGAAGAAGAAACGTGATG ATTATTGA